ttcattttgacagattataAATTGTGTTtacctgtgaaaaaaaaaaacctggaaagagacgtgaggatttgagaagaaaaacgagattctttgtgcattccagtgaattattaatgggatatatcgtaaattaaatTGGTAGAACAGACCATAAATaagcagtatatgttgtccatTTTCATACTATTAGAGTGGAATgcaaagagggaaaaaaagaaaaagaaaataatcaagaGGAAAACAATGCAgtgactgaaaagagctcttgccatagatatccTTGTTATAATATGTCACGTTAAAATACAGAGCGTTAAGTTATTCttatgatgtctgaaaataaaacatgaaggaaaattgacagctcattcatcAAACTGACAAATAAGATTTATTTGCAGGgaaaccttatgatttgaagaTTTTTTGCTTTGGagtcaaaaaaaagttgagaacCACTTCTCTAGATCTTGTGCCTAAAGCTTGGATCAGCATTTCTCTGATAATTACCTCAATACAGTTTTGTCGGGTAGCGATATGCCACTGTATGAAGTCCATCTATTGGGTACTTGACATCCCGAGCATCTGGAGATGTTTTCCATTGGCTACAGAGCTGTGTCAGCCCCAGAGAACGGGTGATAAGGGCTTCCCTCCACTTCCGAATGAACGGTTTGTTTTTGCCCGTGAGCGCAGAAGCTCATCAGCAGGCACCCTGCTGCACACCCTACAGATGATAAGATGCTCCAGAAGTCAgtggaaataaaaacaaaatattcacaTGCAAGGAATTCTATGTAGAGTTATGTAGAATTGCACGTATGTGTTGTTGTTAGTGTTAGAAAAAGAGTTACAGTCATCTGTCCACAGTTTGAacaccttttttttccccataaggAAATCTTTCATTTTCAAGTACTGCAAACTCATTTCATCGTAATTGATGCTTGTCAAATGCTTACAAACTTCTCCGAGACACACATCGATTCTCTGATAACAGCATTGTAATGGCAAAAAGTGCTTGCTTTCAGTCTATCCTGCAACCTCTCACAcctcatttcatttcaatttcCATCACCACAGATATTTATCCTCTCTTGTTCAAAGATATGGAGGCACTCTGCAGACGTTTGTCAAAAAGAAATGGTCAATGAACTTAGGTCCCAAAACTCATAGGAAAccataagaaaaacaaataaacactaGGCCCAAAATCTGGCCTGGCTCACCCACCCAAACAAAGGAAGGGGCTTCTGCACGTATCAGAGCAATGTTTACAAAATCCTCATTAAGGAAAAGAAAGCAGATAACggtgcacacacatgcacacacacacacacacacacacacacacactgggacACTATGAACACTAGATTGCAGAGCTTCCTAGTTTGTAGATAAGGGATAGAGAGAGAAAGTAGGCAGAGCAagagtcagagagagagagaggaaaaaacatttgaaaagagATGCCACAGAGGGACATCTCTTTCACGTAGTGAAACCACCCTCAAGCCCAAACTTTTCAGACATCAAAAGGTGAGAAGAAGAATAAATGCTCAGAGTTCAGGAATAGCGGCACTTTAATGCAGTGACCAGTGTGCAGCTACCAATAAAAACCAAAGCAGCACAGGACGGCTCTACTTTCCTACATTCTGCACTGCAGTGACAATTGACCTTCTATTCAGAAGCAAGACTTGACTACTTCAAATTAAGGGCATTTGTCACTGGATCTATATCCAGATTTTGCTCCTGCAACTCTGCACCTATAGCTGATACACACCTCATTTGCCTTACAACATGGCTGGCGGCAGGAATTACTTCTGGATTATGTGTTCATCCACCAAATCTGTTTTATTGGCCTTTTTCTTGCTTTTCTTGGGACCTTTCTGTGCACAAAGTAACCCTATCGGCTCTCCGGAGAGGCTACGGATCGCTCCAGGGTTGGATGACGGACATGGAGGGGTTCTAGATCCTTCACTCCTGGAGCAGGACAGTGAGGTGGACATGCAGAGCTTGCTAGAAACCCTGAAGGGACAGTTTCTACGTACATTCAACCTGACACGTCCCGGCCCCCCTGTGCAGCCAGGGGCCCCTCGTGTAGAGCCCCCTGAGTACATGCTGGAGCTCTACAACCGCTTTGCCAATGACCGAACAGCTATGCCTTCTGCAAACATAGTACGCAGCTTTAAAAATGAAGGTAAATGTGCATTTACTTTTCCACCGATGGctgtttaactttttattttgtaatttttgttcatttttataaaagcTGGTGACAAcagtaaaataattttctttggTGGGTACAAAGATACAATAATGATGgctaaatattttcataatataatattataacaaaAGTAATTGAATAAGTAAGTCATACAATTCTGGGAAAGGGAACTATTTctgcagaaaatgtaaaaaattttttggttgtgcactatttaaaataaatgtgcattgaTTCAGATTAAACACTTATGCTGAATTATGAAGAAATATTGTAgaaatattgtgtttttgttgtgcaccattttatttgaaagtttaTAGTCTACATGTTGTTTACAAATGCATGCAAAAAGTGAAAGTTTGACCTCAATTTCACCCAGTTACTTTCTTATTAGCTAGACAGTCTTTCCCAAATGCATACATACAATAATgtcatacatttaattaatgaaaacaagattaattaattaaaacatgaGAATTTGAATCCCTAATATTAGTGTTGTTCTTTTCAGACTCCTCCCCTAGCAGCATGGGACCTGGTGGAGTGAGACTACACCCACTTCTCTTCAACGTGTCAATCCCACACCATGAGAGAGTCACCACAGCTGAGCTCCGACTGTATACTCTGGTCCAGACTGACCGCAACAAATACGCTGGTGTTGACAGAAAAGTGACCATATATGAGGTCAAACAGCTTGAAACCAACAGCAGTCAGCAAATAAAAGGTGACAATATTGAAGGAAATCAAACCAGGCAAGAGGGAGAAACAGAACTAGTGGAGTTGGCGTCACGGCAGGTTTACGGTACAGATAACGGTTGGGAATCCTTTGACATGACCGCTGCAGTGCACCTTTGGCGGAAATCAGACTATGGCACCACCCACAGGCTCGAGGTTCACATAGCCAGTTTGAACTCTCAGAGTGTGGTGGCATCTGAAGGTGGGGATGAAGGCAATGCCATAGGAGGGGACATGGACATTGACACAAGCCCTGATGACAAACACAAACCCTTAATGATTGTGTTCTCTGATGACCAGAGCGGAGACCACCGTGGAGACAAACGAGAGCTGAATGAGCTGATCCGGCATGAGACCAATGGGCCAGGCGTTCAAGACAACTTTGAGCTGGAGTTGACCGGCCTTTGGGATGACCTGGGAATTATGGGACAAAAAGATGGGAATGAGGAAGAGGAGCAGAGCGAGGAAGCTCTCCTACAGATGCGCTCCAACCTCATCTATGACACAGCATCTAGAATTCGACGCAATGCCAAAGGCAACCAGTGTAAAAAGAGCTCCCTCTACGTGGACTTCAAAGACATTGGCTGGGACAGCTGGATCCTGGCGCCCACCGGTTATGAAGCCTTCGAGTGCACAGGTGTATGCACGTACCCTTTGACCAAACATGTGACACCTACAAAACATGCCATCGTACAAACATTGGTCAGTCTGAAAAGTCCACAAAAAGTGTCCAGGGCTTGTTGTGTACCCACTGAACTAGATCCCATCTCCTTACTCTACCTAGATGATGCAGGTGTGGTGACATATCAGTATAAATTTGAAGGTATGGTGGTAGCAAAGTGTGGATGCAGATAGTATTTAATGGACATGGGGAAGTGGGGTGAAGCTGGGCCAAAAGCTTAGAGATTGGACTGAAAGGAGACTAAAAGACATTCACTGTCTATGGCCTAATACCAAGTTTCTTCCAAATGGCAGTGGACGAGCTCTTACGCCCAACCTTAACAGCGTTAGCAGGAGTCATGATATCAGTTGTGGAATCAGCCAGATCTGGAGCCATGTGACGAGGGGCCACAATGTAAGACTTAGTGGGAACGGTGACCATTTCATCCCCACTGAATAAGGATTGGGTGGAACATAAGACAATAATTGAACCACTAACACGCCTCAAGATCAGCCGGGATAAATGAGCTGTTCTTATCAGTAAAGACTGAAGTTTAAGTCAGAGATTATATCAACTCCAAATCATTACATACTTGGCCATATTGTTTGCGTCAGCAGAGTCCTCGCTAAGTGGGTGTTTCGTAGAGATGGCAGTGAACTCAAGCACCACAGGGTCAGTCCGGTGACCCTACCAGAGACAAGAAGCCTGTGAAATGGTCTGTTTCCAGTTTCCACAAAGCTCAGTATCGTATCTGTCACGACAACGCCAAGTCAATACACAGTTTCCTGCCTAACAGAATGCATTTGATATGAACTGTCCAAGTTAAAGTGAAATTGTTATCAGAAGAGTCTCGTAGATGAGGGAAGGGGTAAAACAGACCAGAACGGACCAGTCTGGACTTCCGAAAGTGTCTGAGAACAACTCCTAATCTGGATATTCACAGTTAGCGGTATTGCAAAAGGACAATGGCTCTCATTCACTAAGCGTGCGTACACACAAATTGTGCGAAATATGCatgttttcacaaacaaatcataATTTACCATTAACTTTTGtactaaaataaattttacatttacgATTGTATTTCATCATATACAGTGAAAGAGTAAGAAAAGGTGCATTATAGCTCAAGCTTCAAGGTTTCTCCATAGAAAAGTGCATATGAACAGCTGGCTAATGAGAGGTCTGTAATCTATGTCTGTAAaaggtgtttattttgtttgaatTGATTTCAAGGATGTCAGACTTGGCATCGCTCATCTTATGTTTGCTGCTGAGAGTGACAAAGGCTTTAAAGAAAGGGTTGTGCCCTTATATGGAGATGGTTTGGGCGTGTTTTATGCTGTAGCTCATTTAATTCAAGTTtttttgtatagcgctttttacaatacattttacagaaaatctgtgtttttcatgttacaatttttgaaattatgattttatcaGTCAGAGATGAGTGTGTCAAAGTAATGTGCATTTGAGTACttcaatattattaacattagaACAGGCTTAAGAACAAATGTGGTGAATTaggctgaatttttttttgtgagaaatTCTCCTGTGCATATAAATACGAAATAATCCATGCAgttattagtgaatgagacccattaTTTCAGTGCTAAAATTAAGCAATAAACAGACGATTGTAAAAGAGAGACATCAAAAAAGGACAGTATGACCTTTTAAAATATCTCAAACCATCTAGAATTCCTTGGGCCacttaattctgactttttcctttCTTCAGTAACATTTTTCTGCTGAAATCTTGTCTTCATTTGACCATGGAATTAACTCACAAATCAGCATGTCACTGCTGAGATATGAGAATAGGACGGTTGACAAAGGATGCACAGGTTGTACAGCTTGGTCCATCCGCTTTGTTCCATAAACGACAGACGGCATCATCACCTCCTCCTGCTCCCCATGCCGTGTAAGCTGTGCTCCCACCCATAAACATGGACGTGATGAGAAGGTGTCAGGACTGAAAAACGTGTGTGAGGACCAAAGACAATTCCAAGCTGAACGGATGGTGGGAGACAGATGTTCCTAGGAACGAGAGGACAGTTGGCAGTTTTTATATCACTTCATCAGTTTTTATATAACTTTTTGACCCCAATCTACCATAAAGCGAAGACACATCATTTACTCCCCATCACTCTCCTTCTCTAGTCTTCTGTCATCCTTCTCCTCCTTTTGGACCCTTATCACCGTTAGGACTGGAGGATGAATGGAAACTGTCTCGCAAGGTCGTGCCACCCACAGATATCCTTCACAAGACTTTTCAGTCTGATAATATTGGCCAGGATTATTCCCATGCCTGACGCATACTTTGCATTTTTGACTTTATATTATTAACTTCATGTTGTTGAAATACAAGTTGTGTTCTGCTGCTTTGATTTATTATAAAGcttatttattgattaatttatttgttttattattattttggtgaCTTTGTATAGCAATACTGTACATGACTGCATACACTATACAGAGTACATGATATGATGTTGTGCAAAGAATATGGGTCAagcatataaattaatttaaaatcaaattattaattgcAATAATTTATCCTTTTCTCCTCTAGTATGTGTTAAAATACTCAACGATGTTGTACATGCTTTAATCAATCACTTTTCAAGCACTGACGTCTTGTTAGGATTTGTATATATCTTTAAATAGTTTGTTGATCCTCTTGTCCCTTGCACCCAGACACTCCATAACTTCTTAACAAGATATATTTAGCCACAATCAGTCCAGAGCTCGCTGTTTAGACATTGGGTGTGGGAGCGATTCATAAATTTAACTTCCCATTGAAGACCAGCAGCTCAAAGGCCCATAGTTTACATGTGTCAAACAAATGCACATCCATGGGAAGCTGACTGGAAACCAATGACCACACAGGCTCATCTGCTCTGCGGCTTGAGACTGTGCAGatatgtttgtttcttttttgggtgGTTAGGGGTAGGGGGCTTATGAAGTCTTTAAGATGTAAAATTGGTAATTGCCAGTTGCCTTTGTAAAACAATGTATTTTGCCATGTACAAACGCACagaatgtgtaaataaaatgatattttgaagaaactgCCTGTGACTTACCTTATAAACccacatatttaatatgttaacatttaaaatgtaaacaaaaaagtgttttttaactCAAATTTGTGGTAAATGGTAAAAGAGTATTCattaacaaatttaattttgacCAAACTTAATGAAATCCTTGATCTTTGATGCTCATCAAGCTGTTAATCTCCAACTTGATGGTCACTGTCTCTTATTTATCTTGCCACAAAAGACAGAAAAGTTAAACCAGGATGGAAAACAACATAGACCCTCCAGTGTGTTTATTGAGTTTGAATGATGACAGTTCAGGACCTCCTGACCAATTACACACAAGCCTTTGAGCTCTATCCCATTAATGAGCTATTTACAAATTACTGAAGCATTTGTGTCTGGATATTGTCATCTAATTCCGGGTATTCATTTGTTGTGTTGACAGAGGAAGTTATTAGCATGTGCTTATGATAACAGACAtgctaatgttaaaaaaaaaaaaaaaaaagacattttcattctAAGGATATGAAAATCTTTTCATGAATTTTATTGTTTCATGTGTTAAGTGATGTCAGAATTCTGAtagataaaatgtataaaaccaTATAAAGATGGcataaaaacacagattcagGTGTAGAAGGGTGATCAAAGAGAGTACTAGCTATAAGATTACTAGCTATGTTCTTGATCTattcacagctgattggttgcatCAAAAGCAGTGATTTAATTTTGATTGCTAATTATTGATTGCTAATTATtgccaaaacatttttacaagtaTCAAAATATAATCACAGCtctttgatatttaaaaaaacatttgcaaatatttatcatttaataagaacaataataaaatcatCATATGTGATGATGCATGTACATTTTACTACAGCCTTCATTTAAAGGtatagtacacccaaaaaataaaattctgtcataatttactcacccttatgtcttTCCAAATCTGCATgactgtggaacacaaaataaattattttgaagAACACTGGTAAACAAACCCCATGTCCCCTACAGAGGATAATAGGTTTTAATGGATGAGGTTTGATGGATGGTTACCAAACAAATTTGGCtatcattgacttccattgtatggacaaaaaacacatctctaacattcctcaaaatatcttctttaattTTCAACAGACAATAGAAAGTCCTGCAgttttagaatgacatgagggtgagtaaatgatgacagaatttttatttttgaatactcgatttttcatttttgattaaagaatTTCCAACATCTCGATTACTGTTGGAACCTTCATTCCCTGCTGGAGGGCACGAGACGTGGTGTCGAGGACTTACACTAGAGGTCGCACCAATGAGAATTGGTGAGTGGAAGTCGCATGCGCCACTCCCCCGGACATACAGGTATAAAAGGAGATGGCACGTGTTCACTCATTCAGGTTTATGCTGTTTAACCCAGCCATCCAGCAAGTAGTGCAGTGTTGTGGCAAAAGAGACACCATGTCTTGTTCCCTGCATCAGGGAATGGAGGTTGCAACAGTAACCGCAAGACATTCCCTATCTATTGACGTGGTGTCGAGAACTGACACTAGGAGTCCCTATGGAAAGTACCACACACCACTGAACTGAGTTACGAGGTTCTGGCCATGTAAATGTCAGCAAGCCACTGCATGCCTGGTAATAAGCGTACTCGCAACATCGTAACCTACCTCAATACATCATATAGGATTACCATCGCCCAGCCTGCTGCTCTGTAGATATCTGTTAAAGAGGTGCCATTGGCTAAAGCCCAGAAGGATGCAACACTCCTTCCcttatggaaagaaaatatatttctctatatatgaatgatcaatatattacatgatttaacagcatatttgaaaatataaaaaaatatatatattgcgtaaatatattataatatattgaataatacataaggaattgccgtttttcatatattgaaaagtatgtgataatatatttactaatatatcataatgtatgtaattttatattcggTAATATACTtcatatatagatttatatgtgatcagatatggtactgcatgcataatatattgcagatatatttactcatgcagtataaacaTATATGgtcaaaaatattatgtaacacatttcttatattttatgattatttacattttaaatgtttcatattgtcaagttagttaacaaaagcacacctgCATGTACTAAAGTTTTTACCAAAGAAAGTATCACTGCGCTATAGCACACACagccattactttttaaataaagttactATAGTCTCAATGGTGTTCAGCCAATCAtaaacctaaccacaggctctactcttcagcacagtggtaaccccaaaaactcacacataccagaaaaccttttaaattccaaaataatacaactttaaacactAAAACATCTCCCCCTATatcaatattgagcaaaacacatgaaatagcacttaattttaacatttactcccctttaacagtcagaagcaaagcatgctgggaactagaagtcTGTCGTAACCACTGATCCTAACTCAttccatgaatgtgtgtatatatgtgtgtacaatacattcacatttatatgggaacatttatgtgcaatatatgtacacaataagggataaaactttatgaatgtaatgctatttttgtcttcatttataaatattttatatgcatcaatatatagccatacatgcatatattgcagtatattgaaaaatataagcactagtttcccatatatggTAATGTATTATGCATTATGTAATACatcacattatattttgcagtatattcccatatatttttgttccatgAGGTTTGTGGAGTGTGCTGAATCTCCCAAGGGGCACGCCAGGCTCCCCTGTGCCTGAAATGCTAAAGCAATAGCATTCATGATCCAGTGTGGCAACCTCTGTTTGAAGACAGCCTTCCCCTTCTACTGTCCCCCAAAACAGGCAAAGAGCTGCTCAGAGCTTCTGAAGCTCTGTGTGCGGTCCAAGTAAATACGCAGAACACATACTGGACACAGCAGTGATAAGGCTGGATCTGCCTCATCTTGAGGCAGCGCTTGCAAGTTCATCACTTAGGCCCTAAACAGGGTAGTGGTAAGTTTGGGCACGTAGCCctggccggggtctcaggattaCGTGAGAGTATGCCGGACTGAACTCAAGGCACGTTTCACTGACATAGAACACCTGCAGGTCCCCAACCCTCCTGATGGAAGAAGGCATGGTCAGGTGCACCATCTTCAATGACAGGGCCCTTTGACTGACTCCAGTGCATATTTGCACAGGCCTCGAGGCCAACTATGCCTGTGCGTCTATGCCAAGGGGGGGCCCCGGTCAGAGAATACCACAGTAGGCAGAGTGTGGATTCTTGGGAAGTGAACAGGTCCACCTGTGCCTGTGCAGGTCCAATCATCATAATGTTGTCTGTCCAGACCAACACATGCTTGCCTTGGATCAACGACTGAAACCTCCACAGGGCCAAAAACACTGTCAGCAGCTCTAGGCAACTGATATGCCAGCGCAGTCGAGGAACTGTCCAGGAGTCCGAGGCTGCATGAAAGGCTGAACAGATATAAagataaaactttataaatacaaataattagcTTCTGGTGGATGACCGTATGACCGTTAATTTGGGCAGAAGAGCAACATTTGACCCGACGCAATGACGCAACGACGAACGCCGGAggcgcagaggagagagcaaaacaaaacaccgttcacgaattagaagtctaaactgagaaattttaaagataagtgtcagaggatttcgatttaagagaagaggagcttgagtttgttgcacagccctatttgtttgaactgccagaggcatctaagcttacaatactcctacatcctgagTCATACATTTTAGACTCTCTCCAGTTGGCTTATAGAACAAAGTGAGTTGTTGAAGATGCAACAGTATCAAAaacgaccatcattgagatctcgcaattgaacaaaaccgaccatcattgagatctcgtaactgaacaaaacttaccatcatagaaatcttgtaacaaaaaaaaaaaagtcattaaaaccTTGTTAGGGGACAAATCCTAATGAccttgaaatctcataatggaaaaaaacatctcaggttacgtatgttaCCATGGTTCCCTGGGAAACAGCtattattgaaatctcatagaGAAACaaaaaaccaaccgtcattgataGCTCACAATCGAACAAAACcaaacatcattgaaatctcataaaggaacaaaactgaccatctttgaaatctcgcaaaggaacaaaactgaacGTCACTGAAATCTTGAAGCGAAACTGACCAaagttgaaatctcataatggagCAAAGCTGATcttcattgaaatcttgtaaccaaataaaacagacactgaaaaccaaccatcattgagatgACGTAAGGGAACAAAACAtacgtcattgaaatcttgtaaactAACATAACCCTTTgacattaaaatctcataaaggaacaaaactgactgccATTGAGATCACGTAATGAAACACAACtaactgtttttaaaatttcataacagaaaaaaaacgtCCTTCGTTAAAACCTTGTAAAGAATCAAAATCCACTATCATGATATCTTGTGAAGGAAcagaactgaacaaaacagaccatcattgagatctcgtaactgaacaaaactggaATTCATCGAAATCTCGCAACAGAGCAAAGCCAACTGTCATTATAATCTTGTTAAGGAACAAAGCCGACCGTCATTAAAACCTCGTTAGGGAACAAAACTGAGTGAccttgaaatctcataatggaaaaaaacagccattattgaaatcttgtaaaggaacaaaatcaaccattgagatctcacaactgaacaaaacagaccatCAGTGAGATGTCACAATTgagcaaaaccaaccatcattgagatctcataactgaacaaaactggcCATTGTAGCAATCtcttaacagaacaaaacctaatgtcattaaaatcttgttaagaAACAAAGCTCACCGTCATTAAACCTTGTTAGGGAACAAAACCAAGTGAccttgaaatcttgtaatgaaaaaaaaaaacagccattattgaaatcttgtaaaggaacaaatccagccgtcattgaaatctcataatcaaataaaaccgaccatcactgaaatcttgtaatggaacaaaaccaactgtcattaaaatctcattaaagaacaaatactgtattgagatctcgtaattgaacaaaactgactgacaatgaaaaccgaAATCTCGttaaggaacaaaactgaccgtcactgagatctcataacctgaaaaatacagaacttcactgaaatctcataactgaataa
This Ctenopharyngodon idella isolate HZGC_01 chromosome 5, HZGC01, whole genome shotgun sequence DNA region includes the following protein-coding sequences:
- the bmp10 gene encoding bone morphogenetic protein 10, yielding MAGGRNYFWIMCSSTKSVLLAFFLLFLGPFCAQSNPIGSPERLRIAPGLDDGHGGVLDPSLLEQDSEVDMQSLLETLKGQFLRTFNLTRPGPPVQPGAPRVEPPEYMLELYNRFANDRTAMPSANIVRSFKNEDSSPSSMGPGGVRLHPLLFNVSIPHHERVTTAELRLYTLVQTDRNKYAGVDRKVTIYEVKQLETNSSQQIKGDNIEGNQTRQEGETELVELASRQVYGTDNGWESFDMTAAVHLWRKSDYGTTHRLEVHIASLNSQSVVASEGGDEGNAIGGDMDIDTSPDDKHKPLMIVFSDDQSGDHRGDKRELNELIRHETNGPGVQDNFELELTGLWDDLGIMGQKDGNEEEEQSEEALLQMRSNLIYDTASRIRRNAKGNQCKKSSLYVDFKDIGWDSWILAPTGYEAFECTGVCTYPLTKHVTPTKHAIVQTLVSLKSPQKVSRACCVPTELDPISLLYLDDAGVVTYQYKFEGMVVAKCGCR